A single Anopheles arabiensis isolate DONGOLA chromosome 2, AaraD3, whole genome shotgun sequence DNA region contains:
- the LOC120906782 gene encoding ras GTPase-activating protein raskol isoform X3: MGQKGESTSRFTNFFSKRSFRSIPLKRTKSVIKLERSKRGQGGIRGSRSHESLLSTHVVMSNIDLACIGTIEVVPVHSSVLGRRHCFQVRGISREERYYSCGTRQERDIWIHSLRKCISPNKDNRRRLDNSLKMWVYEAKSLPPKKRYFCEIYIDKTLYGRTSVKLRADLLFWGEYFDFPDIPEASIITVNVYREAEKKKKKDKHVLVGSVVIPIEKVAARTFSEDWYQILMEKQDNVIKSPSKEPAPTLRIKCRYQSIDIMPLDVYGEFHEFLKKNYKKICEVIEPIIGVKAKEDIGQALVLQMHSQGMAAIFLSDVVALDLLRVDDQRLTFRGNSLATKSMEAFLKLIGEQYLQDTLSIPIAEIIASDRDCEVDPTKVNGSLSRQQQALRRTVKSVWIAIAESSKNFPKQLRDCFATFRERLHDLDREDMADNLISASIFLRFLCPAIMSPSLFNITNELPSARATRNLTLVAKTLQTLANFTRFQGKENFMEFLNDFLEQEAPRMKQFLYDISCSNFINPDNFMDWSGCIDQGKQLSILHSLLYEIVLKLPADKQHEIQPLPAILATITHCKQVNCTTLNADQYCTGKPHIVQVKENLLSKKEDILPSAGSANMSSKEYSTKRNPKMLKNECTLQSSNTLQPSTHSSSFSLHYSTSTSTNSLVNNTKQLHKDATDKNDDICAMGKLNFNSQYGSNIICSGSLRTYSSTGATSFGAVNSLMTNSLRNEKEKSNNLQGDIRANTLPRYNNYTTSVSIRENTYPESSNSVGYDHDVNGNSMLNGTNKNLIQIDIDPTNPINRKSPTPLLKNISCCHYIANNRIQEGSHQRLTSPGSNLSDLDKNAFNLGIPHNDTNREQQYSQHIYPAPALKASNITTISSFVPRQSTTTFNPSKMPMSLEDLEDLLNYADEQNQTSFSESVSNRGGCDPCGTNTKTNIASNGSNASISQISNKCSSGYQSIPTQSTSSSPVESTGEQHSLVTNRAPPSRKLTTTLIGYNIGTSQKLCMNDQAIAKADLPVSSINMQLSNKSDPLVTSHGTIHHYYDRKTPNEQSNVNRILNNNYVDISYDVLSPCKSPIASKTTECTSLGIDEHNDLAHPVEYFGINRTNHHSRHKRKAIHGIRKSGGSIQSESSDDERVSNTTSENFNDIDSLTTGNVSALDRNHISISNANDYDQASSGLFGCRLGCRRMPRTNPLMQYDNDDVSDIIGNSGVDTALTNHQRNQSFQSRFHRRLSIECARALSDSSTDETESEKTKTFNSNQHTAQHHNLSICTTTHTNIFRENDTRRRRNANKSVEQCEREIQRLQASLDSMRKKLEMSEPAEGNANKLPAITQQSDSKIRSIIGRLLTMEEELRQEQYKMSLVLSHKQRVIEAQGKQIAALDAANNRLLSALSTLQNRYESQSNQSDDTSSSHPNAGASSC, from the exons ATGGGTCAAAAGGGAGAGTCAACATCAAGATTTACAAATTTCTTCTCTAAAAG atCCTTTCGATCTATTCCTTTAAAACGGACTAAATCTGTAATTAAATTAGAACGTTCTAAACGTGGACAAGGAGGTATCAGAGGTTCTAGGTCACACGAAAGTCTGCTATCCACTCACGTAGTAATGTCTAACATTGATTTAGCTTGTATTGGAACTATCGAAGTGGTTCCTGTGCATTCGTCTGTCCTTGGCAGGCGCCATTGTTTTCAAGTGCGAGGTATTTCGCGTGAAGAGCGATATTACAGCTGTGGGACACGCCAAGAACGTGATATATGGATACATAGCTTGCGTAAATGTATCTCTCCAAACAAAGACAATCGGCGACGACTAGATAATTCATTGAAAATGTGGGTTTATGAAGCAAAATCATTGCCACCAAAAAAGCGTTACTTTTGTGAGATATATATCGATAAAACGTTGTACGGTCGAACATCCGTCAAATTGCGAGCAGATCTCCTTTTTTGGGGTGAATACTTCGATTTCCCAGATATTCCAGAAGCAAGCATTATCACCGTAAATGTGTATCGagaagcagaaaagaaaaaaaaaaaagataaacatgTGCTTGTTGGATCGGTAGTCATTCCCATTGAAAAAGTTGCAGCGAGAACTTTTTCCGAAGATTGGTATCAAATTTTGATGGAGAAACAGGACAACGTAATAAAGAGCCCATCCAAAGAACCGGCACCAACACTTAGAATCAAATGTCGATACCAATCGATTGATATTATGCCATTGGATGTCTACGGAGAATTTCacgaatttttgaaaaaaaattacaaaaaaatttGCGAAGTTATTGAACCAATCATCGGAGTTAAAGCAAAAGAAGATATTGGACAAGCATTGGTACTTCAAATGCATTCTCAAGGAATGGCTGCCATATTTTTGTCTGATGTGGTTGCGTTAGATTTATTGCGAGTGGATGATCAAAGGCTAACGTTTCGCGGCAATTCTTTAGCCACGAAAAGTATGGAAGCGTTTCTTAAGCTCATCGGAGAGCAATATTTACAGGACACGTTGTCTATTCCAATAGCGGAAATAATTGCGTCCGATCGAGATTGCGAAGTAGATCCAACTAAAGTGAATGGATCGTTATCGCGTCAACAGCAGGCCCTTCGAAGAACTGTTAAATCCGTGTGGATAGCAATTGCTGAGAGTAGTAAGAATTTTCCCAAGCAGCTACGAGATTGTTTTGCAACATTTCGTGAACGATTACATGATTTGGATCGCGAAGACATGGCAGACAATTTAATAAGCGCTTCTATATTTCTACGTTTCTTATGTCCAGCCATTATGTCACCTAGCTTGTTTAACATCACTAATGAGCTTCCATCAGCGCGTGCAACACGAAATTTGACCCTTGTTGCCAAGACACTCCAAACGTTGGCAAATTTCACACGCTTtcaaggaaaagaaaattttatggaatttttaaacgattttctGGAACAAGAAGCACCACGTATGAAGCAGTTTCTTTACGACATATCGTGCTCCAATTTTATTAATCCAGACAATTTTATGGATTGGTCTGGATGTATCGATCAGGGTAAACAGTTGTCCATTTTGCATAGCTTACTGTACGAAATAGTGCTAAAACTACCAGCTGATAAACAACATGAAATTCAGCCACTACCAGCGATTCTTGCGACGATTACGCATTGCAAGCAAGTAAATTGCACAACATTAAATGCAGATCAATATTGTACTGGAAAACCGCACATTGTTCAGGTCAAAGAAAACTTACtatcaaaaaaagaagacattCTTCCAAGTGCTGGTTCCGCCAACATGTCATCCAAAGAATATTCCACGAAGAGAAACCCAAAAATGCTCAAAAACGAATGTACCTTACAATCGTCAAATACTCTTCAACCGTCGACACATTCATCTAGTTTTTCTCTGCATTATTCTACGAGTACTTCTACTAACTCATTAGTCAATAACACAAAACAGTTGCACAAAGATGCCACAGATAAAAATGATGACATATGTGCAATGGGCAAGCTTAATTTCAATAGCCAATATGGCTCGAACATCATCTGTAGTGGTAGTTTACGGACTTATTCATCTACAGGAGCTACATCTTTCGGTGCCGTGAACAGCCTGATGACGAACAGTTTgcgaaacgaaaaagaaaaatcgaaTAATTTACAAGGTGATATTAGAGCCAATACGTTACCACGTTATAACAATTATACGACAAGCGTTTCCATTCGCGAAAATACTTATCCAGAGAGCAGTAACTCGGTAGGGTACGATCACGATGTCAACGGAAATTCAATGTTAAATGGAACCAATAAGAATCTTATCCAAATTGACATCGATCCCACAAATCCAATAAACAGGAAAAGTCCCACGCCATTATTAAAAAACATATCGTGTTGTCATTACATCGCTAACAATCGAATTCAAGAAGGGTCTCATCAACGTCTTACAAGTCCAGGCTCTAATCTTAGCGACTTGGATAAGAATGCATTTAATTTGGGTATTCCGCACAATGATACAAATCGAGAACAGCAATATTCTCAACATATCTACCCAGCACCTGCGCTGAAAGCTTCTAATATCACAACAATATCTTCGTTTGTACCGCGTCAGTCGACAACAACATTCAACCCATCCAAAATGCCAATGAGTCTAGAAGATTTGGAAGATTTGTTAAATTATGCTGATGAACAAAATCAAACTTCGTTTAGCGAAAGTGTTTCCAACCGTGGTGGATGCGATCCATGTGGTACAAATACCAAAACAAATATAGCTTCCAACGGTAGCAATGCGTCTATTAGTCAAATCTCGAACAAATGTAGTTCCGGCTATCAAAGTATCCCTACGCAATCGACGAGCTCAAGCCCGGTAGAATCAACTGGCGAGCAACATAGTCTAGTTACTAATAGAGCACCACCATCACGTAAATTAACAACTACCCTTATTGGTTACAATATAGGAACAAGTCAAAAATTATGCATGAATGATCAAGCAATCGCCAAAGCAGATTTACCAGTATCCAGTATTAACATGCAGCTATCCAATAAAAGCGACCCGCTCGTCACATCACACGGAACCATTCATCACTATTACGATCGTAAAACGCCAAATGAACAAAGCAATGTGAACAGAATTTTAAACAACAATTACGTTGATATCTCGTACGATGTCTTGTCACCGTGTAAAAGTCCGattgcaagcaaaacaactGAATGCACCAGCCTTGGAATTGATGAACACAACGATTTAGCACATCCCGTAGAGTATTTTGGAATAAATCGAACTAATCATCATTCACGACATAAAAGAAAAGCTATACATGGTATCCGCAAAAGTGGTGGTAGCATACAAAGTGAGTCGAGCGACGATGAACGAGTCAGCAATACCACATCAGAAAACTTTAATGATATTGATTCGTTAACCACGGGAAACGTATCAGCTTTAGACCGAAATCATATTTCGATAAGCAATGCTAACGATTATGATCAAGCTTCTTCCGGTTTATTTGGATGTCGATTAGGATGCAGGCGTATGCCGCGAACTAATCCATTGATGCAG tatgataatgatgatgtatCGGATATCATTGGAAATAGCGGTGTCGACACTGCTTTGACAAACCATCAAAGAAATCAAAGTTTTCAAAGCCGCTTTCATCGACGTCTATCGATAGAGTGTGCACGAGCACTATCAGATAGCTCTACCGACGAAACCGAAAgtgaaaaaacgaaaactttCAACTCGAACCAGCACACAGCGCAGCATCATAATCTTAGCATTTGTACTACAACCCATACAAATATTTTCCGCGAAAATGACACCAGAAGGCGACGGAATGCAAACAAATCAGTTGAgcagtgtgagagagaaattCAGAGACTACAGGCATCATTAGACTCCATGCGGAAAAAACTAGAAATGTCTGAGCCAGCAGAAGGAAATGCCAATAAACTGCCAGCAATTACACAGCAAAGCGACAGTAAAATTCGAAGCATAATAGGAAG